The Niallia circulans nucleotide sequence ATGGCAAAAGGTATGAAAGAGAATAGGACGACGGAAGAAAAAGAAAATATTTCCGTTGGCAAGTCGATATTTCTAGGTTTACAGCAGGTTTTAGCAATGGATTTATTTATACCGCCGATCATCTTGGCAGGTTTACTTTCGTTTTCTGTAGCAGATAGTGCTTTGTTGATTCAAATGACATTTATTGCTTGTGGTATTGCCACAATTATTCAAGCAGGATTTGCAATGAGGCTTCCTGTCATGCAAGGGCCGTCATTTGTGCCATTGAGTGCATTGGCAGCAATTGGCACAACATCAGGTATTGGGGCGATGATTGGCAGCTTAATACCAGGTGCGTTAATCGTTGCTTTATTAGGTTATCCACTTAAGGTTTATAGTAAGGTTGTTAGAAAAATCATTCCACCAATCGTTGCAGGAACTGTGATTGTGGTTGTTGGCCTTTCATTAATGCCAAGTGCGATTAATTCTATTTATTCAGCAGAAGGTAGCTTTGGAGAGAACATCCTTATTGCTACAATTACAGCTGCTATTCTTATATTTTGTATGTATGTTGGCGAAAAAGCGAAATCCAAATGGAAATATATTAAAGTTGTGTCCGTTGTATTAGCACTTATTATCGGTTCCATTATTGCTTCTTTCTTTGGTTTAGTACATTTTGATTCGCTTAAGACAGCTGCATGGTTCCAAATGCCAGGTCTATTTTCTTTCGGTATGCCTGAGTTTAATCTCCATGCCATTATCGTAATGATCGTTGTTTACCTTATTGTCACTATAGAAACTACCGGAACTTGGTTTACTGTAAGTAAAGTAACTGGCGAAGAGCTAGATGACAAGCGTTTAAATGGTGGAGCACTTGGTGAAGGGTTAGGCTGTTTTGTTGGTTCCTTCTTTGGAGGAACACCGGTAACAGGTTATTCTTCTAATGCTGGAATTATCGCAATAACTGGAGTGAAAAGCCGTAAACCAATTATTGTAGGTGGAGTTATATTAGTTTTACTTGGTATGATGCCAAAGCTTACAAGCTTAATCGCATGTATTCCTAGTGTGGTTGTGAATAGCGTTTTTGCAATTTTATGTGTAGTTATCATGATGAATGGCTTTAAAGTTATTAAAGATGAAGCATTCACTGAAAGAAATATGCTTGTTATTGGTGTGCCAATTATGCTTGCATTATTCGCTGTATTAATGCCTGCAGACGTTTTAGCAGGATTGCCAGAAATCGTTACTTATTTTGTATCATCTGGAACAGCTATTGGTGCGATTGCTGCATTGGTTCTGAACTTAGTGTTACCACAGAAAAAAGACGATAAAGTCAAAGTTAATGATGTTTCCATGAACGTAAACTAAGAAGAAAAGAGGAGAGTCAACACTATGCAACAGGATAGACTATGGAATGAATGGCATCCAGTATGTAAAGCAGAGGAGTTATTGGAAGATCCAAAACAGGTATTCGTGCTTGGCGAAAGAGTCGCTATTTTCCGCAATGAAAAGGGAGTTCATGCTTTTAAGGATTTATGTATCCACCGTGGCGCCGCCCTTTCCCTAGGAAAGGTGAAAAACGGGAAGTTAGTGTGTGCCTATCATGCATGGGAATATGATTGTGTTGGCGCATGTGTGAAGATACCTGCCCTTCCAAATGGCAGAGCGATTCCAAAAAAGGCTAAAGCAACTGTTTATCATTGTGAAGAACATCTTGGATTGATCTGGGTGAACTTAGGCGATAATCCTGCTCCCCTTATTTCTTATCCAGAATACAATATGGAAAATCATCGGACTGTTATTTGTGGTCCTTATGATGTAAATGCAAATGCACCAAGAATAATTGAGAACTTTCTGGATGTGTCACATCTTATGTTCGTACATGAAGGCCTGCTTGGTGACGAGGATCATGCGGAAATAGTTGATTATAAGGTGGATTTTATCGATAATCGCTATATTACAAGCAAGATTCCTGTTTACCAGCCAAATCCAGATGGTCGTTCAAAAGGCGGATATGCAGACTATGTATACGAAATCTTAAACCCAACAACAGCTCGTTTTACGAAAACATCTGAAGGCTCTGATGATGCATTAACGATTTTGCTAGTTGTTAATCAAGCGGGTAACGAACAATCACAGGCTTATATGCTGTTATCAAGAAACTATGACTTGGATATGCCTGACGAACCATTTGTTGAATTCCAAGATACGATTTTCTATCAGGATCTTGATATTGTACAAAGTCAAAAACCAGAACTGCTTCCGTTAGATTTACAAGCAGAATTACATCTTAAATCAGATGCGCTAACAATTGCATATCGCAGATGGTTAAATCAATTGGGTGTTGAGAATGGAACTACACCAGTATTAGAGAGAGTGTGAGCACGGGGTTACCCGTGCTTTTTTTTGTTGTTCGGGGTGGGTGGAAAGCGAGTGTTCATAATCGAAATGAAATGAACTATTTTTAAAAACAAACTCTAATTTTAATCCCAAGCTTCATTGTTTCAAAGTTAGGGAATCATTTAAATTTCTTGTTTAGTTAGGTTATATCTTGTTTTGTCCCAACCTGTTTACGACACAACAGATAAAAATGTACAAGCACTCATTTTAATACTGAATACCATATATGAAGTTGATGGAAAAAGAGTGTGATGAAAATGAATAAACGAACAAGGACTAATTCTGCCTCAAACCCTAGTACAACAACCCAGCCTGGCTTACAGGCAACGTCAAGCTACACTGTCAACATAGCAGTTATTGGAGACAGTCATGTAGGCTACTTGAACAGCCAAAGTATTTTTAATAACTTTCTTCCAAGGGCGATAAATAGTGGGACGAAAAGATATGTTATTTTTGGCGGGGACAATGCCCATGCATTAGGAGCTTTTACAACAGCAGAGGCGCGAAGCTATTATCAGCAGTTTAAAAATATTGTTGATCATAATTTGGGACCGAAAAATATCTATTACCGCACATCTATAGGGAACTGGGAGGATACGAGCAGAAATGATAGCAGAAGTTTATTTCTGCAATATTTTAACCCATTAACAGGCAGAGTAAGTATTCCAAGAACAAGAGGGTTAGTGCAGCATGTTTGGCTTGATAATGGGACTGGAACATTCAGCCAAGACAGTATTAATCTATTAAATAGTTTAGATCCTAATCATTACTATATTATTGATACGCATTGGCCCCTTTATGTACCGGGGATATATAATACGGTAAGCTCAGATCATGTTGTGAGCAGACAAGAAACAGACCGGTTTTTTAATGCAATCCCAGCCAACGTGAGAAGCAGAATCCTTGGTATCTTCACACATCATGCCCATGTTTTTTATTCAAAGCTAACAAATATTCATGCTAACTTTCCGAATACGCCATTTTTTGTGACTGGTTGTTCTGGTGATTACAAATGCTCGTCGTTTGAAAGTGGCTACTATGATGCAGATATAAGCATCCAGAGTAATAATCAAGCATCATTACAGGTGAGAAAAGTGATACTGTAATTCTGTTAAATAATGGGCTGAAGTACCCTTGATAAAAATATTCTTGCTATTTTTTATTTTATTTGATAAGATATAGGAAGCGTATACAGAACGGATTGTAACTGTTAAATCAGGCAAAACCGATTACCTTATTTTTAAAGGGTGGGTTTTGCCTTTTTCTCTATATATCGGAGGGTAACAAAGTGAAAATCGAAAAAATATTAAACAACAATGCGGTTATCTCAATAAAAGATAATCAAGAAATTATTATCATTGGTCGTGGGATAGCTTTTCAAAAGCGAGCTGGTGATCAGATTGCCGAGGACCAAATTGATAAAATTTTCACTTTAGAAAACGAAGATATGAGGACGAATTTCAAAACCTTGATAGCTGATATGCCGATTGAATATATGCAATTATCAGAGAAGATTATTGCTTATGCAAAGATGAAGCTTGGTAAGAAATTAAACGAAAGCATTTATATTCATTTAACAGACCATATTTATTATGCGGTGGATCGCTTTAGGAACCATCTTCCAATAAAAAATGGATTGCTTTGGGAAATAAGACAACTGTATCGAGATGAGTATGAGGTAGGTCTTGAAGCATTGAATATGATTTGTGATCAATTTGGTGTAATCTTGCCAGAGGATGAAGCAGGATTTTTGGCACTTCACTTCATCAATGCAGAATTGAATGAAGAGATGCCAGTTGTACATGATATGACAAAAATCATGCAGGAAATCTTAACACTTGTCAGGTATCACTTTAAGATTGATTTTAATGAAAATTCTCTGCATTTCTATCGCTTTATTACCCATCTTAAGTTTTTTGCGCAGCGTTTAGTGAAAGGTAATCACTATAACAGCTCAACAGATGACGATTTATATCAAGTAATTCAAATGAAATACCCTGATGCACATACATGTGCGCTGAAAATAAAGAAATTTATTGAAAGCATGTATACGTATGTGTTAACAGACGAAGAAATGATCTATTTAACCATTCATATAGAACGAGTTGTTAAAAGCAATAATGACAAATAGGGTTGTAACCTAACGGGCAAAACCTAAATCAAACAGAAATGTTTTGATTTAGGTTTTTTTGTTGGAAATTTTTACGTCAATAGGGAATGAATATAAGTGTTATAAAGAAAAGGAGAAGAGAACATGAGTAATACTAAACTTGCTAATGACATTGTCGATTTAGTCGGCAAAGAAGAAAATATCTCAAGCCTTGTGCACTGTGCAACACGCTTGCGTTTCAAATTAAACGATAGCAGTAAAGCAAACAAAGAAGCATTGCAAAACCTAGACGGGGTGCTAAGTGTTGTCGAAAGCGGCGGACAATTCCAAGTTGTAATTGGCAGCCATGTTCCAGAAGTTTATAAAGAAATAAATAAAATTGCTAATATTGGCAGTGTAGAGCAAGCTCCATCGAATGCCCCAAAGCAAAGCGTTGGTGCACAGATTTTTGAAGTTATATCACGCAGTTTCTCCCCATTAATCGGAGCACTTGCTGGTGCAGGTATGTTAAAAGCAATCTTAACAGTATTAACAATGAGTGGATTGTTATCAACGACAAGTGGTACGTACTCTATCCTGTCTGCAGCTGGAAATGCTGTATTCTATTTCCTGCCGATTCTGTTAGGGATAACGATTTCGACTAAACTTGGCGCAAATCCGTATGTTGGTGGAACAATCGGTGCCGCGTTACTTGAGCCTAATTTCACAGGGTTAATGACAGATACAAGCAATGTGTCTAGCTTCATTGGAATACCAGTCGTACTGATGGATTATTCCTCCACTGTATTCCCTGTGTTTATTGCAATTTGTATTTATGCACTTTTAGATAAGTTCTTAAAGAAAATCATTCATAAAGACTTGCAGTTATTCTTAGTTCCAATGCTTTCATTAATGATTATTGTTCCATTAACAGTGTTGGCATTCGGTCCATTTGGAGTGTATGTAGGAAACTGGATTGGTGATGGAATCAGCTTCTTAAGTTCGAAGAGTGGTTGGTTAGCAGGTGCCGTTATGGGTGCAGGCTGGACGTTCTTAACAATACTTGGACTTCACTGGGGTCTTGTCCCACTTATCCTTCAGAATTTGGCAGAAGGCTATGATCCTTTAATGGCAATGCTGTCAGCAGCTGTATTTGCCCAAATGGGATTAGCAGTTGGTATTTTCTTAAAAGCAAAAGACAAAAAGGTAAAAACAGTTGCTGGTTCAACTTTCTTACCAGCAGCATTAGCAGGTGTAACAGAGCCAATTATCTATGGTTTGTTGCTTCGTAATAAACGAACAATTCCGTTTGTGGCGATTGCTGGAGCAATCGGAGGGGGAATAAGCGGGGCGCTTGGAAATAAAGCAATGTCATTTGCTTTCCCAGCTTTCCTAACAATCCCAGCCTACACACCAATTGTTTCCTTTATCATTCCAATGCTTATCGCATTTGTGATTGCTCTAGTACTAGTATTAGTACTTGGCTTTGAAGATAAGAAGAAAAAAGACGAAGTTCAAGCAGAAGAAGTTGCTAAAGAAACAGAAAAAGTAGAAGTACCAGCAGAACCACTTTTAAAGCAAGAAGTTATTCTTAGTCCATTAACAGGGACTGTTCTTCCACTATCAGAAGTAGATGATGCAGTATTTGCTTCAGAAGCAATGGGGAAAGGAATAGCAATCGAGCCAACTGTTGGAAAAGCGATTTCTCCAGTGAATGGAACGATTACAACTATTTTCCCAACTGGTCATGCGATTGGTATTACGTCAACAGATGGAGCAGAAATCTTAATTCATATAGGTATTAATACTGTTCAATTGAACGGTCAACACTATACACCGCTTGTAAAGCAAGATGACGTAGTAAAACAAGGCGATGTGTTAGTAGAGTTTGATATTGAAAAAATCAAAGAAGCTGGCTATCCAGTAACAACACCAGTGATTATCACAAACACAGGTAAGTATACAGAAATCATTGGAACAAGCGAAGAAAGCATTGTCCAATCAAAAAAATTATTAACAGTTATTGTTTAAACCAATGTGAATAAGGAGAGAGTGGTACACTATTCTCTCCTTAAATATAAAGGAGGAAACAACCATGACAGCAACATTTAAATTCCCAGAAGGTTTTCTTTGGGGCGGCGCAACTGCAGCAAACCAATTAGAAGGAGCTTCTAATGAAGGCGGAAAAGGACTAAACACACCAGACGTATTGCCAGGTGGAAAAGTTCGGTTGAAAGTACTTTCAGATCCAGGCTTTGACTTTGAATTAGATACAGAGAAATATACATATCCAAACCATGAGGCAATCGACTTCTATCACCGTTATAAAGAGGATATCGCACTTTTTGCGGAAATGGGGTTTAAGACGTTCCGTATGTCTATTGCTTGGTCAAGAATTTTCCCAAATGGTAACGAGCTAACTCCTAACGAAGAAGGCTTAGCATTCTATGACCGTGTGTTTGATGAGCTATTAAAATATAATATTGAACCAGTTGTAACGATTTCACACTATGAATTGCCGATTCATTTAGTAAAAGAATATGGTGGCTGGAGAAGTCGTGAATTAGTAACATTCTTTGAACGTTATGTAACGGTTTTATTCAACCGTTATAAAGATAAAGTAAAATACTGGATGACATTTAATGAAATCAACAGTAGTCTTCATATGCCAATCCTTGGTTTAGGGTTTGCAATCCAAAACGAAGAAGACCGTTATCAGCCAACATTCCAAGCATATCATCATCAGTTTGTAGCAAGTGCAAGAGCGGTTCAGCTTTGCCATGAAATTATTCCTGGTGCACAAATTGGCTGTATGCTTGTATATCTGCCAACATATTCTGTTGATTCCAATCCAGAAAACGTGCTTTTCGCATTGCAAGAAGAACAAATCTTTAACTATTTCTGTGGTGATGTGCAAGTGCGTGGACATTATCCTGCATTCATTAAGCG carries:
- a CDS encoding nucleobase:cation symporter-2 family protein, which codes for MAKGMKENRTTEEKENISVGKSIFLGLQQVLAMDLFIPPIILAGLLSFSVADSALLIQMTFIACGIATIIQAGFAMRLPVMQGPSFVPLSALAAIGTTSGIGAMIGSLIPGALIVALLGYPLKVYSKVVRKIIPPIVAGTVIVVVGLSLMPSAINSIYSAEGSFGENILIATITAAILIFCMYVGEKAKSKWKYIKVVSVVLALIIGSIIASFFGLVHFDSLKTAAWFQMPGLFSFGMPEFNLHAIIVMIVVYLIVTIETTGTWFTVSKVTGEELDDKRLNGGALGEGLGCFVGSFFGGTPVTGYSSNAGIIAITGVKSRKPIIVGGVILVLLGMMPKLTSLIACIPSVVVNSVFAILCVVIMMNGFKVIKDEAFTERNMLVIGVPIMLALFAVLMPADVLAGLPEIVTYFVSSGTAIGAIAALVLNLVLPQKKDDKVKVNDVSMNVN
- a CDS encoding aromatic ring-hydroxylating oxygenase subunit alpha, with the translated sequence MQQDRLWNEWHPVCKAEELLEDPKQVFVLGERVAIFRNEKGVHAFKDLCIHRGAALSLGKVKNGKLVCAYHAWEYDCVGACVKIPALPNGRAIPKKAKATVYHCEEHLGLIWVNLGDNPAPLISYPEYNMENHRTVICGPYDVNANAPRIIENFLDVSHLMFVHEGLLGDEDHAEIVDYKVDFIDNRYITSKIPVYQPNPDGRSKGGYADYVYEILNPTTARFTKTSEGSDDALTILLVVNQAGNEQSQAYMLLSRNYDLDMPDEPFVEFQDTIFYQDLDIVQSQKPELLPLDLQAELHLKSDALTIAYRRWLNQLGVENGTTPVLERV
- the licT gene encoding BglG family transcription antiterminator LicT, whose translation is MKIEKILNNNAVISIKDNQEIIIIGRGIAFQKRAGDQIAEDQIDKIFTLENEDMRTNFKTLIADMPIEYMQLSEKIIAYAKMKLGKKLNESIYIHLTDHIYYAVDRFRNHLPIKNGLLWEIRQLYRDEYEVGLEALNMICDQFGVILPEDEAGFLALHFINAELNEEMPVVHDMTKIMQEILTLVRYHFKIDFNENSLHFYRFITHLKFFAQRLVKGNHYNSSTDDDLYQVIQMKYPDAHTCALKIKKFIESMYTYVLTDEEMIYLTIHIERVVKSNNDK
- a CDS encoding beta-glucoside-specific PTS transporter subunit IIABC is translated as MSNTKLANDIVDLVGKEENISSLVHCATRLRFKLNDSSKANKEALQNLDGVLSVVESGGQFQVVIGSHVPEVYKEINKIANIGSVEQAPSNAPKQSVGAQIFEVISRSFSPLIGALAGAGMLKAILTVLTMSGLLSTTSGTYSILSAAGNAVFYFLPILLGITISTKLGANPYVGGTIGAALLEPNFTGLMTDTSNVSSFIGIPVVLMDYSSTVFPVFIAICIYALLDKFLKKIIHKDLQLFLVPMLSLMIIVPLTVLAFGPFGVYVGNWIGDGISFLSSKSGWLAGAVMGAGWTFLTILGLHWGLVPLILQNLAEGYDPLMAMLSAAVFAQMGLAVGIFLKAKDKKVKTVAGSTFLPAALAGVTEPIIYGLLLRNKRTIPFVAIAGAIGGGISGALGNKAMSFAFPAFLTIPAYTPIVSFIIPMLIAFVIALVLVLVLGFEDKKKKDEVQAEEVAKETEKVEVPAEPLLKQEVILSPLTGTVLPLSEVDDAVFASEAMGKGIAIEPTVGKAISPVNGTITTIFPTGHAIGITSTDGAEILIHIGINTVQLNGQHYTPLVKQDDVVKQGDVLVEFDIEKIKEAGYPVTTPVIITNTGKYTEIIGTSEESIVQSKKLLTVIV
- a CDS encoding glycoside hydrolase family 1 protein, with translation MTATFKFPEGFLWGGATAANQLEGASNEGGKGLNTPDVLPGGKVRLKVLSDPGFDFELDTEKYTYPNHEAIDFYHRYKEDIALFAEMGFKTFRMSIAWSRIFPNGNELTPNEEGLAFYDRVFDELLKYNIEPVVTISHYELPIHLVKEYGGWRSRELVTFFERYVTVLFNRYKDKVKYWMTFNEINSSLHMPILGLGFAIQNEEDRYQPTFQAYHHQFVASARAVQLCHEIIPGAQIGCMLVYLPTYSVDSNPENVLFALQEEQIFNYFCGDVQVRGHYPAFIKRYFKEHNIELDIQDGDLELIKENTVDYVALSYYMSRTEKKDKKPEEVGQGNILGGIKNSFLKASDWGWEIDPTGLRISLNQLYDRYEKPLFVVENGLGAYDKVEEDGTINDDYRIDYLREHIKAMGEAVQDGVELMGYTPWGCIDLVSASTGEMSKRYGFIYVDKHDDGSGTLERSKKKSFDWFKKVISTNGEEL